In Triticum urartu cultivar G1812 chromosome 6, Tu2.1, whole genome shotgun sequence, the following proteins share a genomic window:
- the LOC125512455 gene encoding protein DMP5-like: protein MDPVSNAVHIQMPAPAQQSSPRQAPPPTGVLPPADKTLSSASDLLKLLPTGTVLAFQALAPSFSNNHGVCHAANRCLVLALIGGCAASCVLLSFTDSLVGRDGRLYYGAATLGGFYPFNFTGTRGERDAVFKDLSRFRVTPMDLVHAVVSALVFLAVAFADAGIQGCLFPDARTDTRELLVNLPLAAGFLASMVFMIFPTTRKSIGYTDMMPHSQ, encoded by the coding sequence ATGGATCCCGTTTCCAATGCTGTGCACATCCAGATGCCTGCGCCGGCCCAACAATCCTCTCCTCGCCAGGCCCCGCCACCGACGGGCGTCCTTCCGCCGGCGGACAAGACGCTGTCGAGCGCGTCGGACCTCCTGAAGCTCCTGCCGACGGGTACGGTGCTGGCCTTCCAGGCGCTGGCGCCTTCCTTCAGCAACAACCACGGCGTCTGCCACGCGGCCAACCGGTGCCTGGTCCTGGCGCTCATCGGCGGCTGCGCCGCCTCCTGCGTGCTCCTCTCCTTCACGGACAGCCTCGTCGGCCGCGACGGCAGGCTCTACTACGGCGCGGCCACGCTCGGGGGCTTCTACCCTTTCAACTTCACCGGCACGCGCGGCGAGCGGGACGCGGTGTTCAAGGACCTCTCCAGGTTCCGGGTCACGCCCATGGACTTGGTGCACGCCGTCGTCTCCGCGCTCGTGTTCCTCGCCGTCGCGTTCGCCGACGCCGGCATACAGGGCTGCCTCTTCCCGGACGCCCGGACGGACACGAGGGAGCTGCTGGTCAACTTGCCGCTTGCCGCTGGCTTCCTCGCTAGCATGGTGTTCATGATCTTCCCCACTACCAGGAAGAGTATCGGCTACACGGATATGATGCCCCACTCGCAGTGA